The following are from one region of the Dreissena polymorpha isolate Duluth1 chromosome 2, UMN_Dpol_1.0, whole genome shotgun sequence genome:
- the LOC127866775 gene encoding uncharacterized protein LOC127866775, producing MSTIDTLHHATEAVQAMERLYLELKDVKHGINFEVFQKCMDCLDDLKSIKSSLEGSEVKVKAPEVKEDFLVELKQLTLMHIPSSMEKDVCLKFQDLIQKTFEGTGVDVVYACLLTCPWYACTQQERGEQAKYNTLFVVYQSSLRSFCAPVSSHVVEKTSIVDKEWLYGCELFHFVQSLCKGRTRNVEALHCPEPAVIYQTEAWKQLGKSLHYKYVTGLRCYLEACRGQAVGGIGKKGKDGKFRLADGTTFRQLCDSFRLMNHAYNSVKGFGPCTYETSPLPDVGKRAMAFMQSMYQNPDVSKKDAFTLLLEWYEQFNKEPAPVYSKPEEVQGIVGDWHMQMRLHGRPLSLSRVLPDDLTEMCSLMEKIGGPVSNLDPAQIVLITQAGSFMYGLSTPTSDVDYLVIYAEKTEKYLTACKKLPESFESRGPTKQIEYGAYEIRCFAEMVLKGSVVILELLYKDGHNYMSPAWTELSSQRDRFVSETAIQQYMGLVKNNLHMIKREKHKDMPQERKLFYQIYHKLASVEYLLQGKTPPVRCSGPIKDFIMRVRTQPLEGELSRDELFKDCMQKINDMEHRLANRPSRLSENCDMEILTSWIMSVRGLSTVASES from the exons ATGAGCACCATCGACACACTACATCATGCAACAGAGGCTGTCCAAGCCATGGAGAGGCTGTACCTGGAACTGAAAGATGTCAAACATGGCATCAATTTTGAAG TGTTCCAAAAGTGTATGGATTGCCTGGATGACCTGAAATCTATCAAGTCCAGCCTTGAAGGGTCAGAGGTGAAGGTCAAAGCTCCAGAGGTCAAAGAGGATTTCCTTGTGGAGCTTAAGCAACTGACCTTGATGCACATCCCATCATCCATGGAAAAAGATGTTTGCCTTAAATTTCAAGATTTAATTCAGAAAACTTTTGAAG GGACAGGTGTTGATGTAGTGTATGCATGCCTTCTGACATGCCCGTGGTATGCCTGCACTCAACAGGAGAGAGGGGAGCAGGCCAAATACAACACACTGTTTGTGGTGTACCAGTCAAGCCTCAGGAGCTTTTGTGCACCAGTCAGCAGCCATGTTGTGGAAAAGACTAGCATTGTTGACAAG GAGTGGCTGTATGGCTGTGAGCTGTTCCACTTTGTGCAGTCGTTGTGTAAAGGCCGGACACGCAATGTGGAGGCCCTGCACTGCCCAGAGCCTGCTGTAATCTACCAGACAGAAGCTTGGAAACAACTCGGGAAAAGCCTACACTATAAATATGTCACTg GTCTGCGATGTTATCTGGAAGCTTGTCGTGGCCAGGCAGTTGGAGGGATTGGCAAGAAAGGAAAGGACGGGAAATTCAGATTGGCAGATGGAACCACTTTCAGGCAGCTGTGCGATTCCTTTAG ACTGATGAATCACGCGTACAACAGTGTGAAAGGCTTTGGCCCTTGTACATATGAGACCTCACCACTGCCTGATGTCGGCAAGCGAGCCATGGCCTTCATGCAGTCCATGTACCAG AACCCAGATGTTTCTAAGAAAGATGCTTTCACCCTGCTTCTGGAGTGGTATGAACAGTTCAACAAGGAACCAGCCCCTGTATATAGCAAACCTGAGGAAGTGCAAGGAATTGTGGGGGATTGGCATATGCAAATGAGATTGCATGGAAGGCCTCTCTCACTGAGCAGAG TTCTGCCAGATGACCTGACAGAGATGTGTAGCCTGATGGAGAAGATAGGGGGCCCAGTGTCCAACCTTGATCCTGCACAGATTGTACTGATCACTCAGGCAGGCAGCTTCATGTATGGCTTGTCCACGCCCACCAGTGATGTGGACTACCTGGTTATATATGCAGAGAAAACAGAG AAATATCTCACTGCCTGCAAAAAGCTACCAGAAAGTTTTGAATCAAGGGGTCCTACAAAACAGATAGAATATGGTGCCTATGAAATCAGATGCTTTGCTGAAATGGTACTGAAAGGAAGTGTAGTAATACTTGAG CTGCTGTACAAAGATGGCCATAACTACATGAGTCCAGCGTGGACAGAACTGTCCTCACAACGGGACCGGTTTGTGTCCGAGACTGCTATACAGCAATACATGGGGCTTGTGAAGAACAATCTGCACATGATAAAAAGGGAGAAACATAAAGACATGCCTCAGGAGAGAAAACTGTTTTATCAG ATCTACCACAAGCTGGCCAGTGTGGAATACCTCCTGCAAGGGAAGACCCCGCCTGTGAGATGCTCCGGACCAATCAAGGACTTCATCATGAGGGTCCGGACACAACCCCTTGAG GGCGAGCTGTCAAGGGATGAACTTTTTAAAGATTGTATGCAGAAGATCAACGATATGGAACACAGACTTGCCAACAGGCCGTCACGTCTTTCAGAGAACTGTGATATGGAGATACTCACGTCATGGATAATGTCAGTGCGTGGGCTCAGTACAGTGGCCTCTGAGAGTTGA